The following are from one region of the Hymenobacter radiodurans genome:
- a CDS encoding HNH endonuclease: MPRRRFKNVSINSAANPEPQCELCERHVRFVSRHHLIPREEGGRFGPTVALCQPCHSTVHLLLTNRELAKKYASVDALRVAEELQKYLHWVRRSRIEHISNRRKRR; the protein is encoded by the coding sequence ATGCCCCGTCGTCGCTTCAAAAATGTTTCTATTAATTCTGCGGCTAATCCTGAGCCACAGTGTGAGCTATGTGAGCGGCATGTACGTTTTGTGTCGCGTCATCACCTCATCCCGCGCGAAGAAGGCGGGCGGTTTGGGCCTACCGTGGCTCTCTGCCAACCTTGCCATAGTACCGTACACCTGCTGCTGACTAATCGGGAGCTAGCCAAAAAATATGCTTCCGTGGATGCCCTTCGAGTAGCCGAGGAGCTACAAAAATATTTGCACTGGGTGCGTCGTAGTCGTATAGAGCATATCTCCAATCGTCGTAAGCGGCGCTAA
- the trxA gene encoding thioredoxin: MPKKSFAELISSPGMPVLVDFYADWCGPCKTMAPILEQVANQHQGKVKVIKVDVDKNPAAAQQFRVQGIPTLILFHKGQPVWRQSGVVPAQQLSQAIGSVIH, from the coding sequence ATGCCTAAAAAATCTTTTGCCGAACTTATCAGCAGCCCCGGAATGCCGGTCTTGGTCGATTTTTATGCCGACTGGTGCGGGCCCTGCAAAACAATGGCTCCTATTCTGGAGCAGGTAGCCAACCAGCATCAGGGGAAGGTTAAAGTGATTAAAGTAGACGTGGACAAGAACCCAGCGGCGGCGCAGCAATTCCGCGTGCAGGGCATTCCCACACTTATTCTCTTCCACAAAGGCCAGCCCGTGTGGCGGCAGTCGGGGGTGGTACCGGCGCAGCAGCTCAGTCAGGCTATCGGGTCGGTGATTCACTGA
- a CDS encoding MBL fold metallo-hydrolase, translated as MSAGLAAGRLSVTEGVASPPQPTTMSPLPSSTGSVQIQQFYDKGLAHASYIIRSGRYMAIIDPARDPQPYYDFADEHDASIVAIIETHPHADFVSSHLEIAEETDATIYCSKLVKALYPHQPFDDGDRITLGTVELHALNTPGHSPDSISILLIDELGQTRAVFTGDTLFVGDVGRPDLREEEAVGGHKREELAGLLYQSTRQKLMTLPPTTRVYPAHGPGSLCGKTTSTDLDSSIGKELKTNYALQPMSQEEFIKVLLEDQPFVPKYFGHDVVLNRLGAQPFEDSVRAVPRVHSASELVPSTLIIDTRPAAQFRAGHLPGAINLMDGGKFETWLGSIVGPKEKFYLLADTQIALDAVIRKAAKIGYETNIAGALLTPAQLPANSPDLDVARVRERPEDFTIVDIRNRAETQQPIFPEALKIPLPELRERAYEVPTDKPILVHCAGGYRSAAGSSILQVALPQAEVFDLGEAVTEFQSQAVH; from the coding sequence ATGAGCGCTGGTCTAGCCGCCGGCCGCCTCTCCGTTACGGAAGGCGTTGCCTCGCCACCACAACCTACCACCATGAGCCCTTTGCCCAGTAGTACCGGGTCGGTACAGATTCAACAGTTTTATGATAAGGGCCTTGCCCACGCTAGCTACATTATCCGCTCCGGCCGCTACATGGCCATTATCGACCCAGCCCGCGATCCGCAACCTTACTACGATTTCGCCGACGAGCACGACGCTAGCATCGTAGCCATTATTGAGACCCACCCGCACGCCGACTTCGTTTCCTCCCACCTCGAAATAGCCGAGGAAACCGACGCCACTATTTATTGCAGCAAGCTGGTAAAAGCCCTCTATCCGCACCAGCCCTTCGACGACGGCGACCGCATCACGCTTGGCACCGTTGAGCTGCACGCACTGAACACGCCTGGCCACTCACCCGACAGTATTTCTATTCTGCTGATTGATGAGCTGGGCCAAACCCGCGCCGTATTCACCGGCGACACCCTTTTCGTGGGTGATGTAGGCCGCCCCGACTTACGCGAGGAAGAAGCCGTAGGCGGCCACAAGCGCGAAGAGCTAGCCGGCCTGCTTTACCAAAGCACCCGTCAGAAGCTGATGACGTTGCCCCCCACTACGCGCGTTTATCCGGCCCACGGCCCCGGTTCACTCTGCGGCAAAACTACCAGCACCGATCTGGACAGCAGCATTGGTAAAGAGCTAAAAACCAATTACGCCCTGCAGCCGATGTCGCAGGAGGAGTTTATTAAAGTACTGCTTGAGGATCAGCCTTTTGTACCTAAGTATTTTGGGCACGATGTAGTGCTGAACCGCTTGGGCGCTCAGCCGTTTGAGGATAGCGTGCGGGCCGTACCGCGCGTACATTCGGCTTCTGAGTTGGTGCCCAGCACGCTGATTATTGACACCCGGCCGGCTGCTCAGTTTCGTGCTGGTCACTTGCCGGGAGCTATTAATCTGATGGACGGGGGCAAATTTGAAACCTGGCTCGGCTCAATTGTCGGTCCAAAGGAGAAGTTCTACCTGCTGGCCGACACGCAGATTGCGCTGGATGCCGTGATTCGCAAAGCGGCTAAGATTGGCTACGAAACCAATATTGCAGGCGCACTCCTCACTCCTGCTCAACTACCGGCCAACAGTCCCGACCTCGACGTTGCCCGCGTGCGCGAGCGGCCTGAAGACTTTACCATCGTAGACATTCGCAACCGCGCCGAAACCCAGCAGCCTATTTTCCCGGAAGCGCTGAAAATTCCGCTGCCGGAGCTCCGCGAACGAGCCTACGAAGTGCCCACCGACAAGCCAATTCTGGTGCACTGCGCCGGCGGTTACCGCTCGGCGGCGGGCAGCAGTATATTGCAAGTGGCCCTGCCTCAAGCAGAGGTATTTGACTTAGGTGAAGCCGTGACAGAGTTTCAGTCGCAGGCCGTGCATTAG
- the sbcD gene encoding exonuclease subunit SbcD, with the protein MRVLHTADWHLGQRFNGGHERTEEHRHFLRWLVETIQAQRVEVLVVAGDIFDTGSPSNAALELYYSFLLQMQATDCRDIVLVGGNHDSPATLNAPARLLRHLRVHVVGCVPDCFEDQVIVLDNAAGKPGLVVCAIPFLRDRDVRLSVPGEAAEEREERIRQGIADHYARVSEIEMVWQLKAAGVPVLATGHLYAAGASPSDSERTIHVGNLGQVTADHFPTLFDYVALGHLHRPQRVGGREHIRYSGSPIPLSFSEIDHPKEVLLLEFAPQSLAIEALPVPSARRLVRFHGPLDEVLVRLAAYDNAGYQLPAWADVEVRSELSQLEVAEQLLAVITQLDRTQLEVLARRHFRLLTLRPLGDDPEPLTRSLHDFTEREVFEKRLEEEPEEARTELLGAFDELLELMRQG; encoded by the coding sequence ATGCGTGTACTACATACCGCCGATTGGCACTTGGGCCAACGCTTCAATGGCGGCCACGAGCGCACCGAGGAGCACCGTCATTTTCTGCGTTGGCTGGTTGAAACTATTCAGGCCCAGCGCGTGGAAGTGCTGGTAGTGGCCGGCGACATCTTCGATACCGGCTCGCCCTCCAATGCGGCTCTGGAACTCTATTATTCGTTTTTGCTGCAGATGCAGGCCACCGACTGCCGCGACATTGTGCTAGTGGGGGGCAACCATGATTCGCCGGCGACGCTCAACGCGCCCGCCCGCTTGCTGCGCCATCTGCGCGTACACGTGGTTGGCTGTGTACCCGACTGTTTTGAGGACCAAGTAATTGTATTAGATAACGCTGCTGGCAAGCCGGGGCTTGTGGTGTGCGCCATCCCATTCCTCCGCGACCGGGACGTGCGCCTATCGGTGCCCGGCGAGGCGGCGGAAGAGCGGGAAGAGCGTATCCGGCAAGGCATTGCTGACCACTATGCCCGCGTATCGGAGATAGAAATGGTATGGCAACTAAAAGCTGCTGGGGTGCCTGTATTGGCCACCGGCCACCTCTATGCGGCCGGCGCTTCGCCTTCCGATTCGGAGCGCACTATTCACGTTGGCAACCTCGGCCAAGTCACCGCCGACCACTTCCCGACGCTGTTCGACTATGTGGCCTTGGGGCATCTGCACCGTCCCCAGCGCGTGGGTGGGCGTGAGCATATACGCTATTCCGGCTCTCCTATTCCGCTGTCTTTCTCCGAAATAGACCATCCCAAGGAGGTGTTGCTGCTGGAATTTGCCCCCCAGAGCCTTGCCATCGAAGCTCTGCCTGTGCCCAGCGCCCGGCGGCTGGTACGTTTCCATGGCCCGCTTGATGAAGTGCTGGTGCGCCTGGCGGCCTATGACAACGCGGGCTACCAGCTACCCGCCTGGGCCGACGTAGAAGTGCGCTCTGAACTGTCGCAGCTAGAAGTAGCGGAGCAACTATTGGCCGTCATCACCCAACTCGACCGCACCCAGTTGGAAGTACTGGCGCGTCGTCATTTCCGCCTGCTCACCCTGCGTCCTCTCGGCGACGACCCTGAACCGCTCACCCGCAGCCTCCACGACTTCACTGAGCGCGAAGTGTTCGAGAAACGGTTGGAGGAAGAGCCCGAAGAAGCGCGTACAGAGCTGTTAGGCGCGTTTGATGAGTTGCTGGAACTGATGCGGCAAGGGTAA
- a CDS encoding SbcC/MukB-like Walker B domain-containing protein, producing the protein MRSTEAHGEQQLASQQQRQAIEELAKLSAKLDDVHDRAPKIKEQVTSMLAYFQLTFTGDNGAALTEQLEQLTTEFEQHKEALNKAESQRAAVQAQSEELKKSLAQAQDWLTARKAELVRHHEAIQRRREQRQQFFAGSDVEQARRQLTDAVKKLTEAYESSHQAFCEHESQLSRADERRRQLELETAREQQEHDQLYTKLVADLQAANLPPNPEELRTRLLPDAEARRLADQLQSHERALLTTQSALTETQQQLELEQSKKLTTEPAEVIREQLRTAERTVADLHQQLGQRRQRLQDHHQGLERHAELAATLEKQQQEARRWRQLAELIGSADGKKFSEFAQGLTLTRLTELANRHLARLTDRYRITRNPQEYLDLLVVDHYQADSTRSMNSLSGGESFLVSLALALGLSELAGHKTQIETLFIDEGFGTLDADALEVALTALEILQGTGKMIGIISHVEALKERVSTQINVRKGVGVLALCAWLGLERASSAL; encoded by the coding sequence ATGCGCAGCACGGAGGCCCATGGCGAACAGCAGCTTGCCAGTCAGCAGCAACGCCAAGCGATTGAAGAATTAGCCAAGCTCTCCGCGAAGCTGGACGATGTTCACGACCGAGCCCCAAAAATTAAGGAGCAGGTAACCAGCATGCTGGCGTACTTTCAACTCACTTTTACGGGTGATAATGGCGCCGCCCTGACTGAGCAGTTGGAGCAGCTGACGACGGAGTTTGAGCAACATAAAGAGGCGCTGAACAAGGCCGAAAGCCAGCGCGCCGCCGTTCAGGCCCAAAGCGAAGAGCTTAAAAAATCGCTTGCCCAAGCGCAGGACTGGCTCACTGCGCGCAAGGCAGAACTGGTGCGTCACCACGAGGCAATTCAGCGTCGGCGGGAGCAGCGCCAGCAATTTTTTGCTGGCTCCGATGTAGAGCAGGCACGTCGGCAGCTAACGGACGCGGTAAAGAAGCTAACTGAAGCGTATGAAAGCAGTCACCAGGCTTTCTGCGAGCACGAAAGTCAATTGTCGCGTGCTGACGAGCGACGCCGCCAGTTGGAACTGGAAACGGCTCGTGAGCAGCAGGAGCACGATCAACTCTATACTAAGCTAGTAGCCGATCTGCAAGCCGCAAATTTGCCCCCCAACCCTGAGGAGCTACGCACGCGCCTTCTCCCCGATGCCGAAGCACGCCGCCTCGCCGACCAGCTACAGTCGCACGAACGCGCCCTTCTTACTACCCAAAGCGCTCTTACAGAAACCCAGCAGCAACTGGAGCTGGAACAAAGCAAGAAGTTGACTACAGAACCGGCGGAAGTAATAAGGGAGCAATTGCGAACTGCGGAGCGAACCGTAGCCGACCTGCATCAGCAGCTGGGGCAGCGTCGGCAGCGCCTTCAAGATCATCACCAGGGATTGGAGCGTCACGCCGAACTAGCGGCGACGCTGGAAAAGCAGCAGCAGGAAGCTAGGCGCTGGCGCCAGCTAGCGGAGCTTATCGGTTCGGCTGATGGGAAGAAGTTCAGCGAGTTTGCCCAGGGCCTCACTCTCACGCGCCTCACGGAGCTGGCCAACCGCCACCTCGCGCGCCTCACCGACCGCTACCGCATCACGCGCAATCCGCAGGAATATCTCGATTTGCTGGTCGTGGACCATTATCAGGCGGACAGCACACGCTCCATGAACTCGCTTTCCGGGGGTGAAAGCTTTCTGGTGAGCTTGGCGCTGGCGTTGGGTCTTTCGGAATTAGCAGGTCACAAAACCCAGATTGAGACGCTGTTTATCGATGAAGGTTTTGGCACCCTCGATGCCGACGCGCTGGAAGTAGCTCTTACTGCCCTCGAAATTCTGCAAGGCACCGGCAAAATGATCGGAATCATCTCGCACGTAGAAGCCTTGAAAGAGCGCGTGAGCACCCAAATTAATGTCCGCAAAGGCGTGGGGGTATTAGCACTCTGCGCGTGGTTGGGTTTGGAGAGAGCGAGTAGCGCTTTATAA
- a CDS encoding SMI1/KNR4 family protein, with protein sequence MQDIINRIKELAVLYPDDVALHPPAGELRIEFIESKLQTKLPAELIELYNFSNGFAFLNYVVVGLMNKRLLNILSINPMTLKPNGLHKEVIIFMITELGESFAYTIDANSDTFQVIKMEESDSIFKVVAPGIRSFLKSF encoded by the coding sequence ATGCAAGACATAATTAATAGAATAAAAGAACTCGCTGTTTTGTATCCTGATGATGTTGCATTACATCCACCGGCTGGCGAGTTAAGGATTGAGTTTATTGAGTCTAAGCTGCAAACTAAATTACCTGCTGAGCTAATAGAGCTGTATAATTTTAGTAACGGCTTTGCCTTTTTGAATTATGTAGTTGTTGGCTTGATGAATAAAAGACTACTCAATATATTAAGTATTAACCCAATGACTCTTAAGCCTAACGGGTTGCATAAAGAAGTAATTATATTTATGATTACTGAATTAGGCGAAAGCTTTGCTTATACAATTGATGCAAATTCAGATACTTTTCAAGTAATAAAAATGGAAGAATCAGATTCCATTTTTAAAGTGGTAGCACCGGGTATTCGTTCTTTTTTGAAAAGTTTTTAG
- a CDS encoding DUF6687 family protein, translated as MKKFVLGTSLLLFLQILFLAHYFVPFAEAKHQPTILVDSTGLRAALVLAHWRGAATPVAFRDDTSAGSVLRALRAPHTPEMVVQAVSANHFDIDGFVGVWSLLNAELALHYEPLLRLVATLGDFRELDWTNPLADDALKLVCWLNAKEKELFYPPFGAPAIRRSETEASAEKFAWFLPVFGEILENPERGRAAWEPEYNRVRRAIEVMHSSATRLTRYPDLGLLVVHTPDPLPYYALFGPTNGFDIVLSCYDGRRYELEYKYTTWIDLESRPTLPRLSLNGLATRLSSLENSPSAWVFDAITDTGPLLRLGGKKLSKAQRYADPDQRPIEQSSIDAETIEKEVVDFFQQGYAGIAPRRYWTWAEMKAVGGEFS; from the coding sequence ATGAAGAAATTCGTTCTTGGCACATCGCTTCTTCTCTTTTTACAGATCCTGTTTTTGGCGCATTATTTTGTTCCCTTCGCCGAGGCTAAGCATCAGCCCACCATTTTAGTCGATAGCACCGGCCTGCGGGCGGCGTTGGTATTGGCCCACTGGCGCGGAGCCGCTACGCCCGTTGCCTTCCGTGACGACACCAGCGCTGGCTCAGTGCTCAGAGCTTTGCGCGCACCTCATACACCAGAAATGGTAGTACAGGCCGTCAGCGCCAACCACTTCGACATCGACGGCTTTGTTGGCGTCTGGAGCTTGCTGAATGCCGAGTTGGCCTTGCATTATGAGCCACTATTGCGTCTGGTGGCCACGCTCGGCGACTTCCGTGAGTTGGACTGGACTAACCCGCTGGCCGATGACGCGCTGAAGCTGGTTTGCTGGCTTAATGCCAAGGAAAAGGAGTTGTTTTATCCGCCCTTTGGCGCGCCGGCCATTCGGCGCAGCGAGACCGAAGCTTCGGCGGAGAAATTTGCCTGGTTTCTGCCCGTTTTCGGCGAAATACTAGAAAACCCTGAGCGGGGACGCGCAGCTTGGGAACCAGAATATAACCGGGTGCGCCGCGCCATTGAGGTAATGCACAGTTCTGCCACACGTCTCACGCGCTATCCGGACTTGGGCTTATTGGTGGTGCACACGCCCGATCCACTGCCGTATTACGCCTTGTTTGGCCCGACCAACGGCTTCGATATTGTGCTAAGCTGCTATGATGGTCGGCGCTACGAGCTGGAGTATAAGTATACCACCTGGATTGATCTGGAGTCGCGCCCCACGCTGCCGCGCTTGTCGTTGAATGGCCTGGCCACTCGCCTCAGCAGCCTAGAAAACTCCCCCAGCGCCTGGGTTTTTGATGCCATCACCGACACAGGCCCATTGCTGCGTCTGGGAGGCAAAAAGCTCAGCAAAGCCCAGCGTTACGCCGACCCCGACCAGCGACCCATCGAACAATCATCTATTGATGCCGAGACAATAGAAAAAGAAGTGGTGGATTTCTTTCAACAAGGCTACGCGGGCATCGCGCCCCGCCGCTATTGGACGTGGGCGGAAATGAAGGCCGTTGGAGGTGAGTTTAGCTAA
- a CDS encoding TonB-dependent receptor encodes MCTLPQVALAQATVTLSGYVRGATDQGVLPGASVAVPALNTGVTADEKGFYSLPLPTGRYEVVISFIGYETVTRDINVNRSQRISFVLPEAANELGEVIVEGSGTLEQKLQTTQMSVDRLTTREAKLLPALFGEVDLLKTLQLKPGVQNGGEGTSGLFVRGGSSDQNLYLLDEAVVYNPSHLFGLFSVFNPDAVQSVDLYKGGFPAQFGGRLSSVVDVKLREGNTKKLGVSGGLGLISSRLTVEGPIVKDKGSFILSGRRTYFDVFTRQINKLNADDPEYNPIPNYYFADYNAKANYKLGDKDQIFLTGYYGRDVFGFNSTGSFNFDFTWGNTVGALRWNHVFSPKLFVNTTASFTRYEYDVTNKIDQFSFNLASDIRDIALRTDFEYQPNERHTLKFGASATDHIFGVGRLQAGSEDGRLDIGSDVNYRGQEAALYASDNFKPTDKLQLEYGLRATAFQSGSDRYAGLEPRAAARYSLTPNTSLKASYALMYQYVHLVTNSGASLPTDIWYPSRESVKPQRSQQVATGVSFLLGGGQFLLTNEVYYKWAQNQIDFKDGAQLFVNPDLDQEFLFGKGWSYGNELYLEKKTGRTTGWVGYTLAWSKRKFAPQRGTTGINNGADFYPTYDRRHNLTVVLLHRLSERVNLTGSFVYSSGAPTTLPQGRFVFQEVYGAEAAAVPIYPDRNSYRLAPYHRLDLGLVWNMKPNRWFDESDLTFSVYNSYNRRNPYFVYFDQVKDPATEQVTGYRARQVSLFPIIPSVTYNFKF; translated from the coding sequence TTGTGCACGTTGCCCCAGGTGGCGCTGGCCCAAGCCACCGTTACGCTGAGCGGATACGTGCGCGGCGCCACCGATCAGGGCGTGCTACCGGGTGCTTCCGTAGCCGTGCCAGCGCTGAATACCGGCGTAACGGCTGATGAGAAGGGATTTTATTCCCTGCCCCTACCCACAGGACGTTATGAGGTAGTCATTTCCTTTATCGGCTACGAAACGGTGACGCGGGATATAAACGTAAACCGTAGCCAGCGCATTTCCTTCGTGTTGCCGGAGGCGGCCAATGAACTTGGGGAGGTGATCGTAGAGGGCTCGGGCACCTTAGAGCAAAAGCTGCAAACTACCCAAATGAGCGTGGACCGCCTCACGACCCGCGAGGCGAAGCTGCTGCCGGCTTTGTTTGGGGAAGTTGATTTGCTGAAAACCTTACAGCTCAAGCCCGGCGTGCAAAACGGCGGGGAGGGCACCAGCGGCCTCTTCGTGCGCGGCGGCTCCTCCGACCAAAATCTGTATTTGCTCGATGAGGCGGTGGTATACAATCCTTCGCACTTGTTTGGGCTGTTTTCGGTGTTCAATCCGGATGCCGTGCAAAGCGTAGATTTATACAAAGGCGGCTTTCCAGCGCAGTTTGGGGGGCGTTTATCGTCGGTGGTTGATGTAAAGCTGCGTGAGGGTAACACTAAGAAGCTGGGAGTGAGCGGGGGCCTAGGCCTTATATCTTCGCGCCTTACAGTGGAAGGGCCCATTGTGAAGGATAAAGGATCATTTATCCTGTCGGGGCGGCGCACTTACTTCGATGTGTTTACACGCCAAATCAATAAGCTGAACGCCGATGACCCGGAGTATAACCCCATTCCTAACTACTACTTCGCCGATTACAACGCCAAAGCCAACTATAAGCTCGGCGATAAAGACCAGATTTTCCTGACAGGCTACTACGGCCGCGACGTGTTTGGCTTTAACAGTACTGGCAGCTTCAACTTCGATTTTACCTGGGGCAATACCGTGGGCGCTTTGCGCTGGAACCATGTGTTTTCGCCGAAGTTATTCGTGAATACGACAGCTTCATTTACGCGCTACGAGTACGACGTCACCAACAAGATCGACCAGTTCAGCTTCAACCTTGCCTCCGACATCCGCGATATAGCCCTCCGGACTGACTTTGAGTACCAGCCCAATGAGCGCCACACGCTAAAGTTTGGCGCCAGCGCCACCGACCATATTTTCGGCGTGGGCCGCCTGCAAGCTGGCAGCGAAGATGGTCGCCTCGACATTGGCTCCGATGTAAATTACCGGGGTCAGGAAGCCGCTCTTTATGCCAGCGACAACTTTAAGCCTACCGACAAGTTACAGCTAGAATACGGCCTGCGGGCAACTGCCTTCCAAAGCGGCTCCGACCGCTACGCGGGCCTGGAGCCACGAGCGGCGGCGCGCTATTCGCTCACGCCCAACACATCGTTGAAGGCCAGCTACGCCCTCATGTACCAGTACGTGCATTTGGTAACCAACTCGGGCGCATCCTTGCCCACCGATATCTGGTATCCGTCGCGGGAGTCGGTGAAGCCGCAACGCTCCCAGCAGGTGGCAACTGGAGTAAGCTTTTTGCTTGGCGGGGGGCAATTTTTGCTGACCAATGAGGTGTATTACAAGTGGGCCCAAAACCAGATTGACTTTAAAGATGGCGCCCAGCTATTTGTGAACCCCGACCTGGATCAGGAGTTTCTGTTTGGCAAAGGCTGGAGCTACGGCAACGAGTTGTACCTGGAGAAGAAAACGGGCCGCACTACCGGCTGGGTGGGCTACACGCTGGCCTGGAGCAAGCGCAAATTTGCCCCCCAGCGCGGCACCACGGGCATCAACAACGGCGCCGACTTCTACCCTACCTACGACCGTCGCCACAACCTTACGGTGGTGCTGCTGCATCGGCTCTCGGAGCGTGTGAACCTGACGGGATCTTTCGTGTACAGCTCCGGCGCGCCCACCACGTTGCCCCAAGGACGTTTTGTATTTCAGGAAGTGTACGGCGCCGAAGCCGCCGCCGTGCCCATTTACCCCGACCGCAACTCGTATCGCTTGGCGCCCTACCACCGCCTCGATCTGGGCCTGGTGTGGAATATGAAACCTAACCGCTGGTTCGATGAGTCGGACCTGACGTTTAGCGTATACAACTCATACAACCGGCGCAATCCTTACTTCGTGTATTTCGACCAGGTGAAAGACCCCGCTACGGAGCAGGTAACCGGCTACCGCGCCCGGCAGGTGTCGCTGTTCCCGATTATTCCTTCCGTGACCTACAATTTCAAATTCTGA
- a CDS encoding AAA family ATPase, with the protein MKILRVRFSNLNSLRGQHEIDFSHSPLSDAGLFAITGPTGAGKTTILDAITLALYGQVPRHEGGVEQVMSHGTGESWAEVEFQVNGRRYRSKWGQYRARKKAEGKLQDSRMELSEEPTTPSDAPDDNWPIIESYKSRVPARVAELSGLEYRQFLRSVLLAQGEFTRFLKSSAGERAQLLEKITDTRKYSDISVFAFRKAKEEAQQVEVLRTGLAGVTLLSDEEVTALETEMTAIAQQVQASTATQQQLQEAQIWLTKLADLATRQQRNQASLATLAAEAEDLSPLRQRLTAHEQALPFRTPWELLQAAGIRLQRMREEEALALEKRPQLQQQLDVALVSRATVQQARDAALAQQEEQNPKLLEAEKLDAVIQAEEAQLTREKQEYEQRNEQCKQQKADYEQAIAQASRLSDQLKELSAWLTLHGRRIDLPTIRPQLSSHLEDLADVDRELQELKTQQKTQTLALQQAQQLSAQATARQTEAVKQAGDLATVQQQVEAERDTWLARLQQFVASLQEQHAAQEKHLTDLRLLVQTQQLILSHEEARHYLEAGQPCPLCGATEHPFALGALGVTADSLQRDKEREEALGQQVRALNGRVQKLLTAAGMLENAGGQISTENLQIHRPLSGKRKKWPPDKRAHYLSSYANFRSSVMPQLCAARRPMANSSLPVSSNAKRLKN; encoded by the coding sequence ATGAAAATACTCCGCGTCCGTTTCTCCAATCTTAACTCGCTGCGCGGACAGCATGAAATAGATTTCAGTCACTCGCCTCTTTCCGATGCGGGGTTGTTTGCCATTACCGGCCCCACGGGTGCCGGCAAAACCACTATTCTTGATGCTATCACGCTGGCTCTTTATGGGCAGGTGCCGCGCCATGAGGGTGGCGTAGAGCAGGTCATGAGTCACGGTACGGGCGAGAGCTGGGCCGAGGTAGAATTTCAGGTAAACGGGCGTCGCTACCGCTCGAAGTGGGGTCAGTATCGGGCGCGCAAGAAAGCCGAGGGCAAGCTCCAGGATTCGCGCATGGAACTCAGCGAGGAGCCCACTACTCCCTCCGACGCACCCGACGACAATTGGCCCATTATTGAAAGCTACAAATCCAGGGTGCCAGCGCGGGTGGCGGAACTGAGCGGACTGGAGTATCGGCAGTTTCTACGGTCTGTACTGCTGGCCCAGGGCGAGTTTACGCGGTTTTTGAAGTCGAGCGCCGGCGAGCGGGCCCAGCTGCTGGAGAAGATTACGGATACGCGCAAGTACTCCGATATTTCGGTTTTTGCCTTTCGGAAGGCTAAGGAAGAAGCCCAGCAGGTAGAGGTCCTACGGACGGGTCTGGCCGGCGTTACGCTTCTATCCGATGAGGAGGTAACAGCGCTGGAAACCGAAATGACTGCTATTGCGCAGCAGGTACAAGCCAGCACTGCTACGCAGCAGCAATTACAGGAAGCCCAAATCTGGCTCACGAAACTCGCTGACTTAGCTACCCGCCAGCAGCGAAACCAAGCGAGCCTTGCTACTCTTGCTGCCGAGGCGGAAGACTTATCTCCCTTGCGGCAGCGCCTTACCGCGCACGAGCAGGCCCTTCCCTTTCGTACACCTTGGGAACTGTTGCAAGCTGCTGGTATCCGATTGCAGCGCATGCGTGAGGAGGAGGCGCTGGCGCTGGAGAAGCGTCCGCAGCTCCAACAACAGCTCGATGTGGCACTCGTAAGCAGGGCGACGGTGCAGCAGGCGCGCGACGCGGCGCTAGCACAGCAGGAGGAGCAAAACCCGAAGTTGCTGGAAGCTGAGAAGCTAGACGCGGTGATTCAGGCCGAGGAAGCCCAGCTCACCAGGGAAAAGCAGGAGTACGAGCAGCGCAATGAACAGTGCAAGCAACAGAAAGCTGACTATGAGCAGGCTATAGCACAAGCCAGCCGCCTCAGTGACCAGCTAAAAGAGCTTTCTGCTTGGCTTACGCTGCACGGGCGCCGCATTGACTTGCCAACCATTCGGCCCCAACTTAGCAGCCATCTCGAAGACCTGGCCGACGTAGATCGGGAGCTACAGGAGCTCAAAACCCAGCAGAAGACGCAAACCCTGGCGCTGCAACAAGCTCAGCAGCTAAGCGCGCAGGCGACCGCCCGGCAGACTGAGGCTGTAAAGCAGGCCGGCGACTTAGCGACAGTCCAACAGCAAGTAGAAGCGGAGCGGGATACCTGGCTGGCGCGTTTGCAACAGTTTGTGGCAAGCTTGCAGGAGCAGCACGCAGCGCAGGAAAAGCACCTGACGGATCTGCGCTTGCTAGTTCAGACCCAGCAGTTGATTTTAAGTCATGAGGAGGCGCGGCACTATTTGGAAGCAGGTCAGCCATGTCCTTTGTGCGGCGCCACGGAGCACCCCTTTGCGCTGGGGGCGCTCGGCGTAACGGCTGATTCGCTGCAACGTGACAAAGAGCGGGAAGAAGCATTGGGCCAGCAGGTAAGGGCTCTGAATGGCCGCGTGCAGAAGCTGCTGACGGCGGCGGGCATGCTGGAGAATGCTGGGGGGCAAATTTCGACGGAGAATCTACAGATTCACCGGCCGCTGTCGGGGAAGAGGAAGAAATGGCCCCCAGACAAGCGCGCGCACTATCTCAGCAGCTACGCGAACTTCAGGAGCAGCGTCATGCCGCAGCTATGCGCAGCACGGAGGCCCATGGCGAACAGCAGCTTGCCAGTCAGCAGCAACGCCAAGCGATTGAAGAATTAG